A part of Primulina eburnea isolate SZY01 chromosome 10, ASM2296580v1, whole genome shotgun sequence genomic DNA contains:
- the LOC140842290 gene encoding magnesium/proton exchanger-like isoform X2: MAHLNNTSDNAQGGSHIIGQERCAFYFLFHGETKLGNGFRGFLYFAALAYCFIGLTAITGRFFRSMENVVKHTRAVQEIDPFTNVEVVKHKKVWNYAIADIALLAFGTSFPQISLATIDAIRNIGNLYAGGLGPGTLVGSAAFDLFPIHAVCVVVPKAGELKKISDIGVWLVGLIWSFWAYVWLYLILKVWTPNVITLLEASLTVLQYGLLLTHAYAQDKRWKYFSLPIERTERPEDWVPPEKSTYGDGRQPHEKYLEILKDGENSSRTIVDIFSIHEQSHEMISEKNNLFSIWKEQFVDALKLECPESRKLNNTWLRLAKGFWGLLCAPWKLLFAFVPPHQIAHGWIAFIFSLAFISGIAYVVTKFTDLISCVTGIDPYVIAFTALAAGTSWPDLVASKIAAERQLTADSAIANITCSNSVNIYVGIGVPWLINTLYNYFAYKEPLRIENAGALSFSLLMFFATSVGCIGVLIYRRLTLGAELGGPRLWAWITSVYLILLWLIFVVLSSLRVSGVI, translated from the exons ATGGCCCATCTTAACAACACTTCTGACAATGCACAAGGAGGTTCTCATATCATTGGGCAAGAGAGATGTGCGTTCTATTTTCTTTTCCATGGTGAAACTAAACTTGGCAATGGTTTTAGGGGATTCTTGTATTTCGCCGCTCttgcctactgttttatcggATTAACAGCTATAACGGGCCGCTTTTTCCGGTCTATGGAAAACGTTGTCAAGCACACTCGAGCAGTGCAAGAGATAGACCCTTTCACAAATGTTGAAGTTGTCAAACACAAAAAGGTTTGGAATTACGCCATAGCTGACATAGCTCTGCTGGCATTTGGAACTAGCTTCCCCCAGATTTCTTTGGCCACCATTGATGCTATAAGAAATATTGGAAACTTGTATGCTGGAG GCTTAGGTCCTGGAACGCTTGTTGGTTCAGCCGCTTTTGATTTATTTCCAATTCATGCTGTTTGCGTTGTGGTTCCTAAAGCTGGAGAACTTAAAAAGATATCAGATATTGGAGTCTGGCTCGTGGGGCTCATTTGGTCTTTCTGGGCTTACGTTTGGCTATACCTAATTTTAAAG GTGTGGACACCAAATGTGATTACTCTTTTGGAAGCGTCGTTGACAGTACTGCAATATGGGCTACTGCTTACTCATGCCTATGCTCAAGACAAGCGATGGAAATACTTTTCTTTGCCAAT TGAAAGAACTGAGAGGCCGGAAGACTGGGTGCCACCTGAAAAATCTACATACGGTGATGGTCGCCAGCCTCATGAAAAGTACTTGGAAATACTTAAAGATGGTGAAAATAGCAGCAGAACCATTGTTGATATTTTCTCTATCCATG AGCAATCCCATGAGATGATTTCTGAAAAGAATAACTTGTTTTCCATCTGGAAGGAGCAGTTTGTTGACGCACTCAAG TTGGAGTGCCCGGAATCTAGAAAATTGAATAATACGTGGCTGAGGCTTGCAAAAGGTTTCTGGGGGTTACTATGTGCACCATggaaattattgtttgcatttgTACCTCCTCATCAAATTGCTCATGGATGGATTGCCTTCATTTTCTCTCTAGCTTTTATCAGTGGGATAGCTTACGTTGTAACCAAATTTACAGATCTAATCAGTTGTGTCACAG GTATCGATCCTTATGTCATAGCATTTACAGCATTGGCTGCCGGAACCTCGTGGCCAGATTTAGTGGCAAGCAAGATTGCGGCAGAACGACAGCTAACAGCTGACTCTGCAATAGCTAACATCACTTGCAG CAACTCGGTGAACATTTATGTTGGCATCGGTGTGCCATGGCTCATCAACACATTGTACAACTACTTCGCATACAAGGAACCATTGCGGATAGAGAATGCCGGGGCGCTTAGCTTCTCTTTGCTAATGTTCTTTGCTACATCTGTCGGATGCATTGGAGTTTTGATATATAGGCGTCTTACTTTGGGCGCTGAGCTTGGAGGTCCAAGGCTTTGGGCTTGGATTACTAGCGTTTATTTAATACTGCTTTGGCTTATTTTTGTTGTATTATCATCTTTAAGAGTTTCAGGAGTAATCTGA
- the LOC140842299 gene encoding epoxide hydrolase 1 has protein sequence MDKIQHRIIQTNGINMHVAEIGEGPAILFVHGFPELWYSWRHQMLDLSSRGFRAIAPDLRGFGDTDAPPCATSYTVFHIVGDLVGLLDSLGLDRVFLVGHDWGAVIAWYVCLLRPDRIKALVNMSVVFQPRNPKRKPVESMRAMLGEDYYICRFQEPGEAEQEFARVDTVRLIKKFLTARNPTPLRVPKSVGFGGSPTKPISMPSWLSEEDVQYYASKFDQTGFTGGLNYYRAMDLNWELTAPWTGVQIKVPVKFIVGDLDITYNTPGVKEYIHGGGFKRNVPFLQELVIMEGVAHFINQEKPEETSEHIYSFINKF, from the exons ATGGACAAAATCCAACACAGAATCATTCAAACCAACGGTATCAACATGCACGTTGCTGAAATCGGGGAGGGCCCAGCAATTCTCTTCGTCCACGGCTTCCCCGAGCTCTGGTACTCGTGGCGCCACCAGATGTTAGACCTCTCCTCCAGAGGCTTCCGCGCGATCGCCCCCGATCTACGAGGATTCGGTGATACGGACGCGCCTCCCTGCGCCACCAGCTACACGGTGTTCCATATCGTGGGGGACTTGGTGGGCTTGCTTGATTCTTTGGGACTGGACCGCGTGTTCTTGGTTGGCCATGATTGGGGCGCTGTTATAGCATGGTACGTTTGCTTGTTACGCCCGGATAGGATAAAGGCTTTGGTCAATATGAGCGTTGTGTTTCAGCCGAGGAATCCGAAGAGGAAGCCTGTGGAGTCTATGCGCGCGATGCTCGGAGAGGATTACTATATTTGCAGATTTCAG GAACCAGGAGAAGCGGAACAAGAGTTTGCTCGTGTTGATACTGTAAGATTGATCAAGAAATTCTTAACAGCACGGAACCCAACTCCTCTTCGTGTTCCTAAATCAGTGGGATTTGGGGGTTCACCTACCAAGCCGATCTCAATGCCTTCTTGGTTATCAGAAGAAGACGTTCAATACTATGCAAGCAAATTTGACCAAACCGGTTTCACGGGTGGATTGAACTACTATCGAGCAATGGACTT AAACTGGGAGCTAACAGCTCCGTGGACAGGAGTGCAAATAAAAGTTCCTGTTAAATTCATTGTTGGTGATCTTGACATCACTTACAATACCCCTGGTGTGAAGGAATACATTCACGGTGGTGGCTTCAAACGAAATGTGCCCTTCTTGCAAGAATTGGTTATCATGGAAGGAGTAGCTCATTTCATCAACCAGGAAAAACCAGAGGAAACCAGTGAACATATTTACAGCTTCATCAACAAGTTTTAA
- the LOC140842292 gene encoding O-methyltransferase 1, chloroplastic isoform X2 — protein MRTNEELRQVVLMTDGMDTRPYRLNWPASTIIFDVSPERIFKQSVQKLEDVGAKIPRRCLLLHVPSETSDIQQHLQSKGFNGSRPSVWVFQGFPIVSLANFKDILNVVSNLATKGCLLFGEMPVWLGDIENGTTSTTMIDKLFVRHGLRVELLDYEEVAHNLGKELAGDRYINTLFVAEKLQYSDDQMSFWRTEFQRIEEEGDEEGFEEL, from the exons ATGAGGACAAACGAAGAGCTTAGGCAG GTTGTCTTGATGACTGATGGAATGGATACACGACCTTACAGGCTCAATTGGCCAGCATCAACCATAATATTTGATGTGTCTCCCGAAAGAATATTCAAACAATCAGTACAGAAACTCGAAG ATGTTGGGGCTAAGATTCCGAGAAGGTGCTTGCTCCTTCACGTGCCATCTGAAACATCTGACATTCAGCAACATTTACAAAGCAAAGGATTTAATGGTTCCAGACCTAGCGTCTGGGTTTTCCAG GGATTTCCAATAGTGAGTTTGGCtaattttaaagatattttaaacGTGGTCAGTAATTTAGCGACGAAGGGATGTCTCTTGTTTGGGGAAATGCCTGTTTGGTTGGGCGATATCGAAAATGGAACCACG TCCACAACGATGATCGATAAGCTCTTCGTGAGACATGGTTTGCGGGTGGAGCTCCTGGATTATGAGGAAGTTGCCCATAACCTTGGGAAAGAATTGGCAGGGGATAGATACATCAATACGCTTTTTGTCGCAGAGAAGCTGCAATATTCTGACGATCAG ATGTCATTTTGGAGGACAGAGTTCCAAAGGATAGAAGAAGAAGGTGACGAAGAAGGATTTGAAGAGCTCTGA
- the LOC140842290 gene encoding magnesium/proton exchanger-like isoform X3, translating into MENREWKSALKFRRGFLYFAALAYCFIGLTAITGRFFRSMENVVKHTRAVQEIDPFTNVEVVKHKKVWNYAIADIALLAFGTSFPQISLATIDAIRNIGNLYAGGLGPGTLVGSAAFDLFPIHAVCVVVPKAGELKKISDIGVWLVGLIWSFWAYVWLYLILKVWTPNVITLLEASLTVLQYGLLLTHAYAQDKRWKYFSLPIERTERPEDWVPPEKSTYGDGRQPHEKYLEILKDGENSSRTIVDIFSIHGDYNQQSHEMISEKNNLFSIWKEQFVDALKLECPESRKLNNTWLRLAKGFWGLLCAPWKLLFAFVPPHQIAHGWIAFIFSLAFISGIAYVVTKFTDLISCVTGIDPYVIAFTALAAGTSWPDLVASKIAAERQLTADSAIANITCSNSVNIYVGIGVPWLINTLYNYFAYKEPLRIENAGALSFSLLMFFATSVGCIGVLIYRRLTLGAELGGPRLWAWITSVYLILLWLIFVVLSSLRVSGVI; encoded by the exons GGGATTCTTGTATTTCGCCGCTCttgcctactgttttatcggATTAACAGCTATAACGGGCCGCTTTTTCCGGTCTATGGAAAACGTTGTCAAGCACACTCGAGCAGTGCAAGAGATAGACCCTTTCACAAATGTTGAAGTTGTCAAACACAAAAAGGTTTGGAATTACGCCATAGCTGACATAGCTCTGCTGGCATTTGGAACTAGCTTCCCCCAGATTTCTTTGGCCACCATTGATGCTATAAGAAATATTGGAAACTTGTATGCTGGAG GCTTAGGTCCTGGAACGCTTGTTGGTTCAGCCGCTTTTGATTTATTTCCAATTCATGCTGTTTGCGTTGTGGTTCCTAAAGCTGGAGAACTTAAAAAGATATCAGATATTGGAGTCTGGCTCGTGGGGCTCATTTGGTCTTTCTGGGCTTACGTTTGGCTATACCTAATTTTAAAG GTGTGGACACCAAATGTGATTACTCTTTTGGAAGCGTCGTTGACAGTACTGCAATATGGGCTACTGCTTACTCATGCCTATGCTCAAGACAAGCGATGGAAATACTTTTCTTTGCCAAT TGAAAGAACTGAGAGGCCGGAAGACTGGGTGCCACCTGAAAAATCTACATACGGTGATGGTCGCCAGCCTCATGAAAAGTACTTGGAAATACTTAAAGATGGTGAAAATAGCAGCAGAACCATTGTTGATATTTTCTCTATCCATGGTGATTACAACC AGCAATCCCATGAGATGATTTCTGAAAAGAATAACTTGTTTTCCATCTGGAAGGAGCAGTTTGTTGACGCACTCAAG TTGGAGTGCCCGGAATCTAGAAAATTGAATAATACGTGGCTGAGGCTTGCAAAAGGTTTCTGGGGGTTACTATGTGCACCATggaaattattgtttgcatttgTACCTCCTCATCAAATTGCTCATGGATGGATTGCCTTCATTTTCTCTCTAGCTTTTATCAGTGGGATAGCTTACGTTGTAACCAAATTTACAGATCTAATCAGTTGTGTCACAG GTATCGATCCTTATGTCATAGCATTTACAGCATTGGCTGCCGGAACCTCGTGGCCAGATTTAGTGGCAAGCAAGATTGCGGCAGAACGACAGCTAACAGCTGACTCTGCAATAGCTAACATCACTTGCAG CAACTCGGTGAACATTTATGTTGGCATCGGTGTGCCATGGCTCATCAACACATTGTACAACTACTTCGCATACAAGGAACCATTGCGGATAGAGAATGCCGGGGCGCTTAGCTTCTCTTTGCTAATGTTCTTTGCTACATCTGTCGGATGCATTGGAGTTTTGATATATAGGCGTCTTACTTTGGGCGCTGAGCTTGGAGGTCCAAGGCTTTGGGCTTGGATTACTAGCGTTTATTTAATACTGCTTTGGCTTATTTTTGTTGTATTATCATCTTTAAGAGTTTCAGGAGTAATCTGA
- the LOC140842300 gene encoding large ribosomal subunit protein eL18y has product MGIDLIAGGKCKKTKRTAPKSNDIYLKLLVKLYRFLVRRTGSRFNAVVLKRLFMSKVNKAPISLSRLVAHMKGKEDKIAVIVATVTDDPKIHEIPAIKVTALRFTETARARIEKAGGECLTFDQLALRAPLGQNTVLLRGPTKAREAVKHFGPAPGVPHSHTKPYVRAKGRKFERARGRRNSRGFRV; this is encoded by the exons ATG GGTATCGATTTGATCGCCGGAGGTAAGTGCAAGAAGACCAAGCGAACGGCTCCTAAATCCAATGATATATACCTTAAACTCCTCGTCAAG TTATATCGGTTTCTGGTGAGGAGGACCGGGAGCAGGTTCAATGCGGTGGTGCTGAAGCGTCTGTTCATGAGTAAGGTCAATAAGGCCCCGATCTCTCTCTCTCGTCTTGTAGCTCACATGAAGGGAAAG GAGGACAAGATTGCAGTTATTGTTGCGACAGTCACTGATGATCCTAAGATACATGAAATCCCGGCTATAAAGGTGACTGCCCTTAGGTTTACAGAGACTGCAAGGGCGAGGATCGAGAAGGCAGGAGGAGAATGTTTGACTTTTGATCAACTTGCTCTTAGAGCTCCTCTTGGCCAGAATACG GTGCTCCTGAGGGGCCCTACTAAGGCTCGAGAAGCAGTCAAACACTTTGGTCCAGCCCCTGGTGTTCCACATAGCCACACCAAACCTTATGTACGAGCCAAGGGAAGGAAGTTTGAGCGTGCTAGAGGAAGAAGAAACAGCAGAGGCTTCCGAGTTTAA
- the LOC140842296 gene encoding probable pectinesterase/pectinesterase inhibitor 7: MAKSVRYSPIFNDIFFILFVFPFLFFFLSSADTPPSNPVAPSTLCKSTPDPSFCNTVLPSGNSSSNVYDYGRFSVRKSLSAAQRLLSLIMKYLGNSKNLTTTAIRALQDCKFLAECNIDYLTSSFETVSRKSGFLDVLEADDVQTLLSAILTNTQTCIDGLQATASTWSVRKGILMPLSNDTRLYSVSLALFTKGWVPNKKKNNSAIKDPKRKHLQIQNGRLNLRFSSSKSQEVFRTVNNNNRRLLQNQTSSDGGDQVLVNDIVIVSKDNGTGNFMTINDALNAAPNNTDASVGYFLIYITAGLYEEYVSIGKNKRYVMMIGDGINQTIISGNHSFLDGWTTFNSATFAVVGTGFVAVNITFRNTAGAIKHQAVAVRNGADLSTFYNCSFEAYQDTLYVHSLRQFYRECDIYGTVDFIFGNAAVVFQNCNMYPRLPMPNQFNAITAQGRTDPNQNTGISIQNCTIQAADDLANSITTIKTYLGRPWKEYSRTVYMQSYIGSLINPAGWSVWSGDFALNTSYYAEYDNRGPGSNTSSRVNWLGFHIINSTDAANFTVSSFIMGQDWIPQTGAPYKSGL, encoded by the exons ATGGCCAAAAGTGTTCGATATTCTCCAATATTTAATGATATATTCTTCATTCTTTTTGTATTTCCATTTCTCTTTTTCTTCTTATCCTCCGCAGATACTCCTCCCTCAAACCCTGTAGCTCCTTCAACCTTGTGCAAATCCACCCCAGACCCTTCTTTCTGCAACACCGTGCTTCCATCCGGTAACTCTTCGTCTAATGTCTACGACTACGGCAGGTTCTCAGTCCGTAAATCTCTCTCCGCAGCTCAAAGACTCCTTTCCCTCATCATGAAATACCTCGGCAACTCGAAGAACTTGACCACGACTGCAATCCGTGCTCTTCAAGACTGCAAATTTTTAGCAGAATGTAACATAGATTATTTAACAAGTTCTTTCGAAACCGTAAGCCGAAAATCCGGATTCCTCGACGTACTCGAAGCCGACGATGTTCAAACTCTCCTCAGTGCAATCTTAACCAACACGCAGACCTGTATCGACGGACTTCAGGCGACAGCTTCGACCTGGAGTGTCCGGAAAGGCATTTTGATGCCTCTTTCGAATGACACGAGGCTGTATAGTGTTTCTTTAGCTTTGTTCACAAAAGGTTGGGTGCCGAACAAGAAAAAGAACAATTCCGCCATCAAAGACCCTAAAAGGAAGCATCTGCAAATTCAAAACGGGCGGTTGAACCTGAGATTTTCTTCCTCGAAAAGCCAGGAAGTTTTTCGGACAGTGAATAATAATAACAGGAGGCTGCTTCAGAATCAGACAAGCAGCGATGGAGGTGACCAAGTTCTGGTTAACGATATCGTGATCGTAAGCAAGGATAACGGAACTGGGAACTTCATGACGATTAACGATGCTCTGAATGCGGCTCCGAATAACACAGATGCGTCTGTTGGATATTTTCTGATATATATTACAGCGGGTTTGTATGAAGAATATGTTTCCATTGGGAAGAACAAGAGGTACGTGATGATGATCGGTGATGGGATTAATCAGACGATTATTTCTGGAAATCATAGCTTTCTTGATGGCTGGACTACGTTTAATTCTGCCACCTTTG CTGTGGTCGGAACAGGCTTCGTCGCGGTGAACATAACATTCCGCAACACAGCCGGAGCAATCAAGCACCAAGCCGTTGCGGTTCGCAATGGGGCTGATTTATCTACATTCTACAATTGCAGCTTCGAGGCTTATCAAGACACCCTCTACGTTCATTCACTCCGACAATTCTACAGGGAATGTGACATCTACGGCACAGTAGATTTCATATTCGGGAACGCAGCAGTCGTTTTCCAGAATTGCAACATGTACCCCAGATTACCGATGCCCAATCAATTCAACGCCATCACGGCTCAAGGCCGAACCGACCCGAACCAGAATACGGGGATTTCTATCCAAAACTGCACGATCCAGGCCGCCGACGATTTGGCTAATAGTATTACTACTATCAAAACTTATCTAGGTAGACCATGGAAAGAATACTCAAGAACAGTTTATATGCAATCTTATATTGGGAGTTTGATCAATCCGGCGGGGTGGAGCGTGTGGTCAGGGGATTTTGCATTGAACACGTCGTATTATGCGGAGTATGATAATAGGGGGCCTGGATCGAATACATCCAGTAGAGTGAATTGGCTTGGATTTCATATAATTAATTCTACTGATGCTGCTAATTTCACAGTGTCTTCTTTTATCATGGGACAAGATTGGATTCCTCAAACAGGGGCGCCATACAAAAGTGGGCTATAG
- the LOC140842301 gene encoding uncharacterized protein At5g01610-like, with amino-acid sequence MIFILLTIGLLCASPAITAADEESLITVYEVLESYDFPVGLLPKGVTSYELDPSTGNFEVHLDQTCSFTIQGYNLKYSTKVTGTISYKRIKNLKGIQVKILFFWINIVEVTMDGDDLYLSVGIASASFPVDNFEESPQCGCGFDCVNGEKLGKFSFDRFLPLLEA; translated from the coding sequence ATGATATTCATACTCCTAACAATTGGCCTCCTCTGCGCTTCTCCGGCGATTACAGCCGCCGACGAAGAGTCGTTGATAACTGTCTACGAAGTTCTCGAATCCTACGACTTTCCCGTGGGCCTGCTGCCGAAAGGCGTGACTAGCTACGAACTAGACCCCAGCACGGGGAATTTCGAGGTTCATCTGGACCAAACCTGCAGCTTCACGATTCAAGGATACAATCTGAAGTACAGCACCAAAGTCACCGGCACGATCTCGTACAAGAGGATAAAGAACCTGAAAGGTATTCAAGTCAAAATACTGTTTTTCTGGATAAATATCGTGGAGGTGACCATGGACGGCGATGATCTGTATCTCTCTGTCGGTATCGCCTCTGCTTCTTTTCCGGTTGATAATTTCGAGGAGAGCCCACAATGTGGTTGTGGTTTTGACTGCGTGAATGGAGAGAAGCTGGGCAAATTTAGCTTCGATAGGTTCCTCCCTCTTCTGGAAGCATGA
- the LOC140842292 gene encoding O-methyltransferase 1, chloroplastic isoform X1 has product MYQYPSNQVMNRCSSALTMVVFSWFPHPMAALCLRHVSLFYAPKTIRKCVINAKLETEKDDLLFQNAMQRASLRLKETLRADPLFVDPYIECLSPPDILADATCGLHKHCLATKFIDDKLVNVMRTNEELRQVVLMTDGMDTRPYRLNWPASTIIFDVSPERIFKQSVQKLEDVGAKIPRRCLLLHVPSETSDIQQHLQSKGFNGSRPSVWVFQGFPIVSLANFKDILNVVSNLATKGCLLFGEMPVWLGDIENGTTSTTMIDKLFVRHGLRVELLDYEEVAHNLGKELAGDRYINTLFVAEKLQYSDDQMSFWRTEFQRIEEEGDEEGFEEL; this is encoded by the exons ATGTATCAATATCCATCTAATCAAGTGATGAACCGCTGCAGTTCTGCACTCACTATGGTTGTTTTCTCGTGGTTTCCACATCCCATGGCTGCTTTATGTTTGCGGCACGTATCGCTATTCTATGCTCCCAAGACAATAAGAAAATGTGTTATTAACGCCAAGCTGGAGACCGAAAAAGACGATTTGTTATTCCAAAACGCAATGCAACGTGCTTCTCTTCGTCTCAAGGAGACCCTTCGTGCAG ATCCTCTGTTTGTAGATCCATACATTGAATGCCTTTCACCTCCTGATATTCTAGCTGATGCAACTTGTGGTCTGCACAAGCACTGCCTTGCTACCAAGTTTATTGATGACAAATTGGTCAACGTGATGAGGACAAACGAAGAGCTTAGGCAG GTTGTCTTGATGACTGATGGAATGGATACACGACCTTACAGGCTCAATTGGCCAGCATCAACCATAATATTTGATGTGTCTCCCGAAAGAATATTCAAACAATCAGTACAGAAACTCGAAG ATGTTGGGGCTAAGATTCCGAGAAGGTGCTTGCTCCTTCACGTGCCATCTGAAACATCTGACATTCAGCAACATTTACAAAGCAAAGGATTTAATGGTTCCAGACCTAGCGTCTGGGTTTTCCAG GGATTTCCAATAGTGAGTTTGGCtaattttaaagatattttaaacGTGGTCAGTAATTTAGCGACGAAGGGATGTCTCTTGTTTGGGGAAATGCCTGTTTGGTTGGGCGATATCGAAAATGGAACCACG TCCACAACGATGATCGATAAGCTCTTCGTGAGACATGGTTTGCGGGTGGAGCTCCTGGATTATGAGGAAGTTGCCCATAACCTTGGGAAAGAATTGGCAGGGGATAGATACATCAATACGCTTTTTGTCGCAGAGAAGCTGCAATATTCTGACGATCAG ATGTCATTTTGGAGGACAGAGTTCCAAAGGATAGAAGAAGAAGGTGACGAAGAAGGATTTGAAGAGCTCTGA
- the LOC140842290 gene encoding magnesium/proton exchanger-like isoform X1, producing MAHLNNTSDNAQGGSHIIGQERCAFYFLFHGETKLGNGFRGFLYFAALAYCFIGLTAITGRFFRSMENVVKHTRAVQEIDPFTNVEVVKHKKVWNYAIADIALLAFGTSFPQISLATIDAIRNIGNLYAGGLGPGTLVGSAAFDLFPIHAVCVVVPKAGELKKISDIGVWLVGLIWSFWAYVWLYLILKVWTPNVITLLEASLTVLQYGLLLTHAYAQDKRWKYFSLPIERTERPEDWVPPEKSTYGDGRQPHEKYLEILKDGENSSRTIVDIFSIHGDYNQQSHEMISEKNNLFSIWKEQFVDALKLECPESRKLNNTWLRLAKGFWGLLCAPWKLLFAFVPPHQIAHGWIAFIFSLAFISGIAYVVTKFTDLISCVTGIDPYVIAFTALAAGTSWPDLVASKIAAERQLTADSAIANITCSNSVNIYVGIGVPWLINTLYNYFAYKEPLRIENAGALSFSLLMFFATSVGCIGVLIYRRLTLGAELGGPRLWAWITSVYLILLWLIFVVLSSLRVSGVI from the exons ATGGCCCATCTTAACAACACTTCTGACAATGCACAAGGAGGTTCTCATATCATTGGGCAAGAGAGATGTGCGTTCTATTTTCTTTTCCATGGTGAAACTAAACTTGGCAATGGTTTTAGGGGATTCTTGTATTTCGCCGCTCttgcctactgttttatcggATTAACAGCTATAACGGGCCGCTTTTTCCGGTCTATGGAAAACGTTGTCAAGCACACTCGAGCAGTGCAAGAGATAGACCCTTTCACAAATGTTGAAGTTGTCAAACACAAAAAGGTTTGGAATTACGCCATAGCTGACATAGCTCTGCTGGCATTTGGAACTAGCTTCCCCCAGATTTCTTTGGCCACCATTGATGCTATAAGAAATATTGGAAACTTGTATGCTGGAG GCTTAGGTCCTGGAACGCTTGTTGGTTCAGCCGCTTTTGATTTATTTCCAATTCATGCTGTTTGCGTTGTGGTTCCTAAAGCTGGAGAACTTAAAAAGATATCAGATATTGGAGTCTGGCTCGTGGGGCTCATTTGGTCTTTCTGGGCTTACGTTTGGCTATACCTAATTTTAAAG GTGTGGACACCAAATGTGATTACTCTTTTGGAAGCGTCGTTGACAGTACTGCAATATGGGCTACTGCTTACTCATGCCTATGCTCAAGACAAGCGATGGAAATACTTTTCTTTGCCAAT TGAAAGAACTGAGAGGCCGGAAGACTGGGTGCCACCTGAAAAATCTACATACGGTGATGGTCGCCAGCCTCATGAAAAGTACTTGGAAATACTTAAAGATGGTGAAAATAGCAGCAGAACCATTGTTGATATTTTCTCTATCCATGGTGATTACAACC AGCAATCCCATGAGATGATTTCTGAAAAGAATAACTTGTTTTCCATCTGGAAGGAGCAGTTTGTTGACGCACTCAAG TTGGAGTGCCCGGAATCTAGAAAATTGAATAATACGTGGCTGAGGCTTGCAAAAGGTTTCTGGGGGTTACTATGTGCACCATggaaattattgtttgcatttgTACCTCCTCATCAAATTGCTCATGGATGGATTGCCTTCATTTTCTCTCTAGCTTTTATCAGTGGGATAGCTTACGTTGTAACCAAATTTACAGATCTAATCAGTTGTGTCACAG GTATCGATCCTTATGTCATAGCATTTACAGCATTGGCTGCCGGAACCTCGTGGCCAGATTTAGTGGCAAGCAAGATTGCGGCAGAACGACAGCTAACAGCTGACTCTGCAATAGCTAACATCACTTGCAG CAACTCGGTGAACATTTATGTTGGCATCGGTGTGCCATGGCTCATCAACACATTGTACAACTACTTCGCATACAAGGAACCATTGCGGATAGAGAATGCCGGGGCGCTTAGCTTCTCTTTGCTAATGTTCTTTGCTACATCTGTCGGATGCATTGGAGTTTTGATATATAGGCGTCTTACTTTGGGCGCTGAGCTTGGAGGTCCAAGGCTTTGGGCTTGGATTACTAGCGTTTATTTAATACTGCTTTGGCTTATTTTTGTTGTATTATCATCTTTAAGAGTTTCAGGAGTAATCTGA